The DNA sequence TTTATTTGAAACAGGTGCCGGAGGTTCTGCTCCTAAACACGTTGAGCAGTTCTTAGAAGAAGGATATTTAAGATGGGATTCTCTAGGTGAATTCTTGGCGCTTCAGGCTTCTTTAGAGCATTTGGCACAAACTCAGGGGAATACAAAATCTCAGGTTTTAGCTGATGCATTGGATGAAGCTAATGCTAAATTCTTAGCTACAGATAAATCTCCTGCAAGAAAAGTAGGACAGATCGATAACAGAGGTTCTCACTTCTATTTAGCAATGTACTGGGCTGATGCACTGGCTAACCAAACTGCTGATGCTGAGTTGGCTAAACAATTTGCGCCGATTGCACAGGCAATGCAGGAAAATGAAGAAGTAATCAATGCAGAATTAATTGGTGCTCAGGGTAAACCTCAAAACATTGAAGGATACTACAAAACTGATACATATAAAACGTATGCAGCAATGAGACCTAGCACTGTTTTAAATGAAATTATTGACGGAATCTAAGAGTTTATGAAAAAAACTATAACCATATTATTTGCTTATTTATCAATATTTTCATGCAGCAGTTCAAACGATGATATTACGGAGGTGGTAACAGTAACACCTCCTGTTATTGAAAATAAGATCAATTTAACTTCAACTTACAGTGATACCACTGAAACAGTAAGCTTAAAATGGACGCTCAGTGGAGAGGCCACTTATAATCATTATAAAATTGTAAGAAGTGATTCTCAAAACGGGGTACAATCCGAAATTGGTAATAGCTATCCGAATCAGTTTACATTTACTTCAGCCGTACCATTTAACCCTTATGTAGAATATCAGGTTATTGGTATTAAGGCTAATGGTGAAGAGGTTAAAAGTAACATTATAAAAATTGAAAGACCTGAGATTAAATTGATTAATCTTAAAACTTTTGATGCTCAATTTGATAAAAATTCCGGAAAATTATATCTTTTAGATACAGATGGAAAAATTACTCTTTATGATGTGAATACTGGCTCAATTACCCATCAGGTCAGTACTAATGCTACTTTAGGATATTCTGATCTTGGGATTTATAATGGTAATGTAGAATTATATGTTCCCAGAAATGATGGCTGGGTAGATATTTATGACGGTAACGACTTGACATTAAAAGATCAGATAAGCTTCGGAATGCCTCTTATAAGTACTATTTATCACAATGGTAAGCTTTATGGCTCTCCGAATTCCAACAGTTCTAGTAGTTCCAACGTTATTAAATCAATAGACAGAACGACTAAGGTTCTAGTTTCTCAATCACCTAACAATTATTATTATACGGGAAGGATGAAAAAAGCTGTAGTGGGGAATTCTTTACAATTATATACCATAACACAGAATATTTCACCTGTAGATATGAACCTTTATACTTTTGATCTTAACGGTAATTATATCAGCCATCAAAGTGATTCTTATCATGGAGACCACCCTCTTAATTATAGAATATTTGAAGCATTTCCTGATGGAAGAACTATTACTGCAAGTTCTGGTTCAGTATATAATTCGCAAATGATTTACCAGAATGATCTGCCTTCTGGAAACTCTAAACTTTCAAGTTTTGATTTTGATAGCAACAGTATTATTGCAGGAAGTGGAAATAGAACTATTGAGTTTTACAACATCAATTCTTACACAAAAACCAAGACAATCAATACAAAGAAATACCCTTATAAAGTATTTAACTACAATAACAAGGTTGTTTGCGTAAGCTCAGTTACTCAGCTTAATCTTCAATATTATGATTATTCGGGAATCATTCCTGACAATATAATGATCGAAATTTTTGACAAATAGTTATAAACCTCTCCTTAGTGAGAGGTTTTTTATTTATTATTTTCCATCCTGCACAATTACTCTTCTATGCTCCCTACCCCATTTAATCATTTCCATAATAATGTTTCCAAAGGTTCTGCAGTATTCCGTGGGTTCATATTCTATTAAAACGGGAGTGTCGGGGTAAACGGTGCGTTTTAACAACTTGTTCAGTTCCATATCTTTCAGTTCTTTTGAAAGCATTCTGGTGGTAATTCCGGGAATACTCCGTTCAATTTCCCTGAACCGTCTATTCCCGTTACAAAGCGAATTGATCACAGGAATTCTCCATTTTCCTCCGATAAAGTAAAGGGTATCCTGTAAAGCTCTAAGTTCTTCTGTCTGATCTCTTTCCATAATTGCAAAGTTAAGTGATATCACGAATGATACTGGTATACTCTGTGATACTGATTACAAAAGTATATCATTTTGAAATAACTTTGTCAAAAATTTTACAATGAAAAAATTCAGTAACAAACTGGCTATTGTGACAGGAGGAAACAGCGGAATAGGATTCGCTGCAGCAAAAGAACTTATTTCAGAAGGAGCAACGGTCATTATCACCGGAAGACGAAAAGAAGCTGTAGAAAAAGCAGCTCAGGAGCTCGGAGCAATCCCGTTCACCGCAGACCAGGCAAACCTTAATGATATTGATCTTTTAAAAGAAAAAGTAGAAAAACAGTTCGGGAAAATAGATATCCTATTTATCAATGCAGGAATTACAGGAACCCTGACCTCCATTGAGAATATGGATGTTGAAAATTTTGATCAGGTGATGAACATCAATTTCAGGGGTGCATATTTTACATTAAGCAAATTCATTCCATTATTGAATGATGGTGCTTCTGTCATCTTTTTATCTTCTATTGTGGCTTCTACGTACAAACCTAACAGTTCTGCTTATCAGGCAAGCAAAGCTGCATTGAACTCAATTGCAAAAACAGCAGCGGCAGAATTAGCTCCAAGAAAAATCAGAGTGAATATGATCAGTCCCGGTCCGATAAAAACTGAGATTATGAGTAAGGCCGGACTTGATGAAGAGACATTGAAAAATATTCAAAACCATCTCGTTGATCAGATTCCATTGAAAAAAATGGGAACAGCTGAAGAAGTTGCCAAATTGGTTACTTATTTATCAGATGATCAGGTTTCAAGCTATGTCACCGGAACCGAAATTGTGATAGACGGCGGTATAACTTTATAAGCAATAGATTTGATCAGATCCCGGTAACCCAATTACCGGGATTTTTCTTGTGTATTTTCGGGGCTCAAAATTCCGGATCCACCTTTTGATTTGTCCGGTTCGACCTGTTTTCCGTTTTACAGCATAGACTATCCATCTACTTTTGATCTAGAAATAAAAACAATACTCATTATGGATACCGTAAAGAAAAAAAGAAACTTCGTTGCTATAGCATTTCTGGTGATATCAGGAGTCTTTGGTGGATTGCAGCTCTTCAGCAAACCATTGGAAGGAAAACCTGTTACAGGAAAGATTGAAGCGCCAAGGGAAGTGATCAGTATTCTTGAAAACTCATGTTTCAACTGCCATTCCAACCAGCAAAATCTAAGTTGGTATGATAAAATTGCTCCTGTTTCGTGGACTGTGAATAAAGACATCAAAAGAGCCAGAGAAGTTCTGAATTTCTCAGAATGGGAAAAACTCTCTCCGGCTGAACATCAGGGGAAAATGTATGCTATCCTCAATATGATGCAGAGCGGGAAAATGCCTCTTCATGAATACACCCTTCTGCATCCATCTGCTAAGATTACAGAAAAAGATATTGAAACCATCAAAAAATACACGCTTTCATTATCTTCAGTAAATCCGGCAGCACAGCATAAAAATGAACCTCATCCAGTTCCCGCGGCATCTGTTGCAGCTCCGGCAAAATTTCCGGTTTCTCCCAATGGAGTTCAGTATACTCCTGATTTCAAAAACTGGAAAGTGATCAGTATGAGTACTCTTTTTGACAATTCTATCCGGGTTATTTATGGAAATGATATTGCAGTAAAAGCTGTGGAAACAGAGAACTTTCATCCATGGCCAGACGGAAGTATTGTTGTAAAATCTGTATGGAAACAGGACGAGTTTCCCGGCGGAGAGATCAGACCAGGAAAATTCATCAATGCTCAGTTCATGGTAAAAGATTCTAAACAGTATAAAGATACTGAAGGCTGGGGATTTGCAAAATTCTCCGGAGATGACCTTCATCCTACAGGAAAAACGGCATCATTCGCCAAAGAATCATGTATCGCCTGCCACAGACAGCTCGCAGAAAAAACAGGATATCTTTTTGATGTTCCCATGAAAGTAAATACTCAAAGATTAATCCAAAATTTACAGAAAAAATGAAAAATACAATCCTGATTTCACTGGTAAGCCTTATTGCTCTTACCGCTTGCAGTAAAGAAAATAAAGATACAGATAATGGACTTAAGAGGGTTGTTTTTGACCCTGGTCATTTAAAATTCATCTCCAATTCTTTAAATCCCAAGAAAGAAACAATGTCCGCTTTATATGGTAATGAAAAGGCTTTGGAATCTTTATCAGAGGAAAATAAGACACCGGGAGCAGGTACTATTATGAAACTGGTTACCTGGAAATATCATAATAATCCTCAATATATTGGCGGAACTATTACCGGAGAATTGGTCAGTATCGAAACGGTACAGGCTGATAATACTGGAAATATCTCTTATGATATTAAAAATGATCTTACAAAAACAACCTCTCCCAACAAAGAAGAAAGAATACAATATTTTATGAGTTACCGCCCTGTCAGCAGACCGTAAAAAGGCAAACTCGGTATTCCTTTTTTATAAAATGTTTAATCTGATAAATCCGGCGAATAGGGAATGAAAATAAAACTCCCATTTCACTATTTATCATAATATTTTCAATAAAAAGCATTAATTTAACCTTTTCAAACCAGCAGATTTCATGCAACAGCAAAAAATAAAAATTTCACAAGCCATTATCTGGATAAGCTCCATTTTTCTGGGTATTTTATCCTCTGTTCCTCAGCTTGCTTCTCATGAATTCAACTGGAAAGAAGCGATAGTGAACGCAGCCATTACAGCAGCATTTTCCATCATCATGTGGTATATTAATATTTATATGTTAAATCGTACCGCAAAACGAAGACAGCATATCTCCTACTCAAGATTGATGATAGTACTGGTTTTCGGGATGCTGATTATGTTTGGACTTGCCTGGATTCAGCAGCTTATTTTATCTCATATCAATTTCGGTCCGGTAATGCTGATGGTTGAAGTAAGAGGAATTTTAATCAATCTGGTTTGTTATATGTTTTTGACACTGCTTCAGAATAATTATACGGGCCAGCAGATACAGCTTGAACTGGAGAAGGTAAAAAGTGATAATTTAGGGGCTCAATACGAATTGCTGAAGCAACAGATCAACCCGCATTTTCTCTTCAACAGTTTGAATACATTGAAATTAATGGCAGAAACGCATGATGAAGAAACGGTTGATTTCATTGTTAAACTTTCTGATTTTTACCGATTTACACTTGAAAGCAGAAAACTGGACCTGATCAGTGTTCAGGAAGAAATGAAGATAGTAGACGCTTATCTTTTTCTTCAGAAAGCACGTTTTGGTGAAGGGATTAAGTTTACCAACGATCTCGGAAAAGAGACGGATCAAACGCTTATTCCTCCTTTTACGCTTCAGCTTTTGGTGGAAAACTGTATCAAGCACAATATTATTTCACAAAGTAAGCCGCTGCACATTAAAATATACAGTGCTGATGGCCAAATTGTGATTGAAAATCCTATACAGCGAAAGATGAATACCGAAGACTCTCTGGGAGTAGGGCTTGACAATATTAAAATGCGTTACAAACACTTGCTGGAAAAGGAAATTACTATTAACTCAGATGAAAACAATTTTCAGATAAAACTACCATTAATTCATGAATATCATCATTATTGAAGACGAATTCAGGGCTGCAAAATCCCTTCAGAATTTAATTTCAGATTTAAAACCGGATTCTAAGATCCTGGGCGTTTACGACAGTATCGAAACAAGTATTGAAGGCTTGAAAGACGTGAAACCCGATCTTATTTTTATGGATATCCACCTTTCGGACGGACTTTCATTCGAGATTTTCAAATCGGTGGACATTACATGCCCGGTGGTTTTCTGTACGGCATTTGATCAGTATATGCTGGATGCTTTTAAGAGCAAGGGCGTTGATTATGTTTTAAAACCATTTTCAAAAGAAGATATTGCTGAAGCATTGAGAAAGGTTGACGAACTGAAAAAATTCTTTCAGAAAAATGATCTTCCTGACCTGGAATTGTTGATCCAAAAAATTAACCAGCCTGCTTCTACCGGTAAGAGTAATTTTCTGGTTTTTAAAAATCAAAAATACACTACGATTCCTACGGAAGACATTGCCTATTTTTATATTCATAATGAAATAACCCATCTGGTAACATTTGGTAAAGAGCAGTTTTCTCTTAGTCAGCCTTTGGGGCAAGTCGCGGAACAGGTCTCTGATAAACAATTCTTCAGGGTTAACAGGCAATATCTCGTGAATTTCAAAGCGATTAAGGAGATGGAACATTATTTTCAGCGTAAAATATTGGTAAAACTCACTGTTGAAACTCCCGAAAAACTTCTTATTAATAAAGAGAAAACCCATAGTTTCTTTACCTGGCTGGAAGACAGATAAAGAGTAAAGAAGTTGGAGGCTGGAAGCAGGAAGTACTTGCAGTCATTCTAAGATATAGAACTCTTTTTGAAATAAATCATTGCCCTGATTGTTATGATCAGGGTTTTCTTTTTTATTCCTTATTTGATTGTATCAATTTCTTAAGCTTCTTGCTGCTTATATTAAAAAAATAAAACACTATTCCTTTTCACTCTCCAAAAACTCCCAGCCTTAAAATCCTTCCCCTCGTAATTTCCGGATTCACCCTTTGATTTGTCCGGTTGAACCATTTTTGTATTCTTTCGCCTTTCCAGAGTATCTACTTTTGAATCAAATTAAAAGACATGATACTAAAAAACTTAATCACAGTAAGCGCTTTCACCGCGTTATTATTTGCTACTTCAGCATTTATTTATCAAGATAAAGTAGAAAAAACAGCACAACAATCAACCACAGAAAATGGTTTTGCAGTTTTGGAACTTTTCACTTCAGAAGGCTGCTCCAGCTGTCCTCCGGCAGATGAACTGATGGGGAAAATTGAAAATGAATACAAAGATGAGCCTGTTTATCTTCTCTCCTACCATGTTGATTACTGGAACCGGCTTGGATGGAA is a window from the Chryseobacterium indologenes genome containing:
- a CDS encoding winged helix-turn-helix transcriptional regulator; translation: MERDQTEELRALQDTLYFIGGKWRIPVINSLCNGNRRFREIERSIPGITTRMLSKELKDMELNKLLKRTVYPDTPVLIEYEPTEYCRTFGNIIMEMIKWGREHRRVIVQDGK
- a CDS encoding SDR family oxidoreductase produces the protein MKKFSNKLAIVTGGNSGIGFAAAKELISEGATVIITGRRKEAVEKAAQELGAIPFTADQANLNDIDLLKEKVEKQFGKIDILFINAGITGTLTSIENMDVENFDQVMNINFRGAYFTLSKFIPLLNDGASVIFLSSIVASTYKPNSSAYQASKAALNSIAKTAAAELAPRKIRVNMISPGPIKTEIMSKAGLDEETLKNIQNHLVDQIPLKKMGTAEEVAKLVTYLSDDQVSSYVTGTEIVIDGGITL
- a CDS encoding heme-binding domain-containing protein, whose amino-acid sequence is MDTVKKKRNFVAIAFLVISGVFGGLQLFSKPLEGKPVTGKIEAPREVISILENSCFNCHSNQQNLSWYDKIAPVSWTVNKDIKRAREVLNFSEWEKLSPAEHQGKMYAILNMMQSGKMPLHEYTLLHPSAKITEKDIETIKKYTLSLSSVNPAAQHKNEPHPVPAASVAAPAKFPVSPNGVQYTPDFKNWKVISMSTLFDNSIRVIYGNDIAVKAVETENFHPWPDGSIVVKSVWKQDEFPGGEIRPGKFINAQFMVKDSKQYKDTEGWGFAKFSGDDLHPTGKTASFAKESCIACHRQLAEKTGYLFDVPMKVNTQRLIQNLQKK
- a CDS encoding sensor histidine kinase; the encoded protein is MQQQKIKISQAIIWISSIFLGILSSVPQLASHEFNWKEAIVNAAITAAFSIIMWYINIYMLNRTAKRRQHISYSRLMIVLVFGMLIMFGLAWIQQLILSHINFGPVMLMVEVRGILINLVCYMFLTLLQNNYTGQQIQLELEKVKSDNLGAQYELLKQQINPHFLFNSLNTLKLMAETHDEETVDFIVKLSDFYRFTLESRKLDLISVQEEMKIVDAYLFLQKARFGEGIKFTNDLGKETDQTLIPPFTLQLLVENCIKHNIISQSKPLHIKIYSADGQIVIENPIQRKMNTEDSLGVGLDNIKMRYKHLLEKEITINSDENNFQIKLPLIHEYHHY
- a CDS encoding LytR/AlgR family response regulator transcription factor translates to MNIIIIEDEFRAAKSLQNLISDLKPDSKILGVYDSIETSIEGLKDVKPDLIFMDIHLSDGLSFEIFKSVDITCPVVFCTAFDQYMLDAFKSKGVDYVLKPFSKEDIAEALRKVDELKKFFQKNDLPDLELLIQKINQPASTGKSNFLVFKNQKYTTIPTEDIAYFYIHNEITHLVTFGKEQFSLSQPLGQVAEQVSDKQFFRVNRQYLVNFKAIKEMEHYFQRKILVKLTVETPEKLLINKEKTHSFFTWLEDR